Proteins found in one Serratia plymuthica genomic segment:
- the bhsA gene encoding multiple stress resistance protein BhsA, whose amino-acid sequence MKNIKTFAAAIALATVSFTSFAAEHVSVQDAAQFEKAGVITASGATDLSSLKAQLAAKADAAGAKAFTITSASGNNLMHATAVIYN is encoded by the coding sequence ATGAAAAACATCAAAACTTTTGCTGCTGCTATCGCTCTAGCTACCGTATCTTTCACTTCTTTTGCCGCTGAACACGTCAGCGTACAAGATGCCGCCCAGTTCGAAAAAGCCGGCGTGATCACCGCCAGCGGCGCTACCGACCTGAGCAGCCTGAAAGCTCAGTTGGCAGCCAAAGCCGATGCGGCCGGCGCCAAAGCCTTTACCATTACCTCTGCCAGCGGCAATAACCTGATGCATGCCACTGCGGTCATTTACAACTAA
- a CDS encoding LysE family translocator, with protein sequence MVDASTLLLFSGACLALALTPGPDMLLIASRSVSQGRRAGFASLAGIQLGTYCHALAAALGLSQLFVAVPLAYDAVRILGAAYLLYLAWKTLRSGSSLQASAGLAAVPAARIFRQGLFTNILNPKMALFVLALFPQFLDPHAGSVVVQMLLLATVLNLVGLLINGGVILAVSSMKSRFVGRRFSARWPNYLLSGVFAGLACKLLFDSRK encoded by the coding sequence ATGGTTGATGCTTCCACGCTTTTATTGTTTTCCGGCGCCTGTCTGGCGCTAGCGCTAACGCCAGGCCCGGATATGCTGCTAATCGCTTCGCGCAGCGTCAGCCAGGGGCGCCGCGCCGGTTTCGCGTCACTGGCGGGGATCCAGCTCGGCACTTACTGCCACGCGTTGGCGGCGGCGTTGGGCCTGTCGCAGCTGTTCGTCGCGGTGCCGCTGGCTTATGATGCGGTGAGAATATTGGGTGCGGCATACTTGCTGTATCTGGCGTGGAAAACGCTGCGATCAGGCAGCAGTTTACAGGCATCGGCCGGATTGGCGGCTGTGCCGGCAGCGCGAATTTTCCGCCAGGGGCTGTTCACCAACATACTCAATCCGAAAATGGCGCTGTTCGTTCTGGCGCTGTTCCCGCAGTTTCTCGATCCGCATGCCGGTTCGGTGGTGGTGCAGATGCTGCTGCTGGCGACGGTACTGAATCTGGTGGGGCTGCTGATTAACGGCGGGGTGATCCTGGCGGTCAGCAGCATGAAAAGCCGTTTTGTCGGCCGCCGCTTCAGCGCGCGTTGGCCGAACTATCTGCTCAGCGGCGTGTTCGCTGGGTTGGCCTGCAAGCTGCTTTTTGACAGCCGCAAATAG
- a CDS encoding M3 family metallopeptidase → MQQALDYFNQLNQDYLDVHRTKEDLFWQNYMGTGGEEISARFSAAESAYKRFIGEPRRLAEIRRLLAGLEILPQDAQRDALQHGLNGWLRFFDCNAIEDAQAQTLLDQIISAEADLYTRRKANPVSHLNAAGQRVNASLGELLTNQATNENEDYRRSSQDALRELEQWLLHNGLPELISLRNRFARQMGFRNYFDYKVNKTERMTPEQLFAILDRFELQTREANSRSLQQLAAEKGAQALEPWNLRFASAGDVTRQLDPYFPFAQSLERWINSFKRLHIGFRGAQMDLDLLVRAGKYENGFMHGPVPPFIQQGKWLPARINFTSLAQPDQVGSGAHGLNTLFHEGGHAAHFANICQNAPCFSQEFPPTSMAYAETQSMFCDSLLDDADWLKRYAKNAAGEPVPDALIEASIAARQPMRAFNERHILLVPYFEWALYQWEDEQRTPEAITALAREVESKILGISGSPRPTLAIPHLLSLESACSYQGYLLALMAVEQTRQFFLRRDGYLTDNPAIGPDLARHYWLPGNGVSHDDTLRSLTGEGFNPDYLAQACNQTIAQAWQEARQTIADAAARPQPAADFDLAAHIRVVDGDKVLADNAGGDERMCRDFAAAINARLA, encoded by the coding sequence ATGCAACAGGCTCTCGATTACTTCAATCAATTGAATCAGGACTACCTCGACGTTCACCGCACCAAAGAAGATCTGTTCTGGCAGAATTATATGGGCACGGGCGGTGAGGAGATTTCGGCTCGCTTCTCGGCGGCGGAAAGCGCCTACAAGCGTTTTATCGGCGAACCGCGTCGGTTGGCTGAAATTCGCCGGCTGCTGGCCGGGCTGGAGATCCTGCCGCAGGATGCGCAGCGAGACGCGCTGCAACATGGGCTGAACGGTTGGCTGCGTTTCTTCGACTGCAACGCGATTGAAGATGCGCAGGCGCAGACGTTGCTGGATCAGATCATCAGCGCCGAGGCGGACCTTTATACCCGGCGCAAGGCCAATCCGGTCAGCCACCTGAATGCCGCCGGGCAGCGGGTGAATGCTTCGCTCGGCGAGCTGTTGACCAATCAGGCTACCAATGAAAACGAAGACTACCGCCGCAGCTCGCAAGACGCGCTGCGCGAGCTGGAACAGTGGCTGCTGCACAACGGCCTGCCGGAACTGATAAGCCTGCGCAACCGCTTTGCGCGCCAGATGGGTTTTCGCAACTATTTCGACTACAAGGTGAACAAAACCGAGCGCATGACGCCGGAACAGCTGTTCGCCATCCTCGATCGTTTCGAGCTGCAGACCCGGGAGGCCAATTCACGCAGCTTGCAACAGCTGGCGGCGGAGAAGGGCGCGCAGGCGCTGGAACCCTGGAACCTGCGTTTTGCGAGCGCCGGTGACGTGACTCGCCAGTTGGATCCCTATTTCCCGTTTGCTCAGTCGCTGGAACGTTGGATCAACAGTTTCAAACGGCTGCACATCGGTTTTCGCGGCGCGCAGATGGATCTCGATCTGCTGGTGCGTGCAGGCAAGTATGAAAACGGCTTTATGCACGGGCCGGTGCCGCCGTTTATCCAGCAGGGCAAATGGCTGCCTGCGCGAATTAACTTTACCAGCCTGGCGCAGCCGGATCAGGTAGGCAGCGGCGCTCATGGCCTGAACACCCTGTTCCACGAGGGCGGGCACGCCGCGCACTTTGCCAATATTTGCCAGAACGCGCCCTGTTTCTCGCAGGAGTTTCCGCCGACGTCAATGGCCTATGCCGAAACCCAGTCGATGTTCTGCGACAGCCTGCTGGACGATGCCGATTGGCTGAAACGCTATGCGAAGAACGCCGCCGGCGAGCCGGTGCCGGATGCGCTGATTGAGGCCAGTATCGCCGCACGCCAACCGATGCGCGCGTTCAACGAACGTCATATCTTGCTGGTGCCTTACTTTGAATGGGCGCTGTACCAGTGGGAGGATGAGCAACGCACGCCGGAGGCGATTACCGCGCTGGCGCGCGAGGTAGAAAGCAAAATACTGGGGATTAGCGGCAGCCCGCGGCCGACGCTGGCGATCCCGCATCTGTTGTCGCTGGAGTCGGCCTGCTCTTATCAGGGCTATCTGCTGGCGTTGATGGCGGTTGAGCAGACGCGCCAATTCTTCCTGCGGCGCGACGGTTATCTGACCGACAATCCGGCGATTGGCCCGGATCTGGCGCGCCACTATTGGCTACCGGGCAACGGCGTCAGCCACGACGATACGCTGCGCAGCCTGACCGGCGAAGGTTTTAACCCGGACTACCTGGCGCAGGCCTGTAACCAGACGATAGCGCAGGCATGGCAGGAGGCGCGGCAGACCATTGCCGATGCTGCCGCCCGGCCACAGCCGGCGGCAGATTTCGACCTGGCGGCGCATATCCGGGTGGTGGATGGCGATAAGGTGCTGGCGGATAATGCCGGGGGGGACGAGCGGATGTGCCGTGATTTCGCTGCGGCGATTAACGCCCGTCTGGCCTGA
- a CDS encoding FMN-binding negative transcriptional regulator, with the protein MYQPVSFREDELETQIALVRANPLGMLISQGEQGLVADPLPFLIDADAQGNIFLRAHLSRANRHWQGLQKVQECLVVFQGTDGYISPGWYETKRQTGKAVPTWNYSLVQLYGVPTVTEDAGWLRRQLEGLTALQEGRQPEPWRLDDAPANYIAAQIKGIVGIEIAVTRREGKWKMSQNRSPDDVDGVIAGLRAGNADQQRLADEVERLRG; encoded by the coding sequence ATGTATCAACCCGTTTCATTCCGTGAAGATGAGCTGGAAACGCAAATTGCGCTGGTGCGCGCCAACCCGCTGGGCATGTTGATCAGCCAGGGTGAGCAAGGGCTGGTGGCGGATCCGCTGCCGTTTTTGATTGATGCCGACGCGCAGGGAAACATCTTTTTGCGGGCGCACCTGTCGCGCGCCAATCGTCACTGGCAAGGGTTACAGAAGGTGCAGGAGTGTCTGGTGGTATTTCAGGGGACAGACGGTTATATCTCGCCGGGCTGGTACGAAACCAAACGCCAGACCGGCAAGGCGGTGCCGACCTGGAATTACAGCCTGGTGCAGCTATACGGCGTACCGACGGTAACCGAAGATGCCGGCTGGTTGCGCCGGCAACTGGAAGGGTTAACGGCATTGCAGGAAGGCCGGCAGCCTGAACCCTGGCGGCTTGACGATGCCCCGGCGAACTATATCGCCGCGCAGATCAAGGGCATTGTCGGTATCGAAATCGCGGTGACCCGGCGGGAGGGCAAATGGAAGATGAGCCAGAACCGCAGCCCTGATGATGTCGACGGCGTGATCGCCGGGCTGCGCGCCGGTAACGCCGACCAGCAGCGGTTGGCGGATGAGGTTGAGCGGCTGCGTGGATAG
- a CDS encoding Lrp/AsnC family transcriptional regulator: MDDIDRQILTILAEDARASLKTLSARAGLSSPSTSERLRRLEESGVIQGYTLNVNLQALGYAFQSLVRIKPLPGMLKKVEQMIQEIPEVIECDKVTGEDCFIVRLVAHSMEQLDHILDKLAERAQSNTSIVKTTPVKRRLPPLL, translated from the coding sequence ATGGATGATATCGATCGCCAGATCCTGACCATTCTGGCGGAGGACGCGCGAGCGTCGCTAAAAACCCTGAGCGCCAGGGCCGGGCTGTCGTCGCCCAGCACCTCGGAGCGGCTGCGGCGGCTGGAGGAAAGCGGCGTGATCCAGGGCTACACCCTGAACGTCAATCTGCAGGCGTTGGGTTACGCGTTTCAGTCGCTGGTGCGCATCAAGCCGCTGCCGGGCATGCTGAAGAAGGTCGAGCAGATGATTCAGGAGATCCCCGAAGTGATCGAGTGCGACAAGGTGACCGGCGAAGACTGCTTTATCGTGCGCCTGGTGGCGCATTCGATGGAGCAGCTCGACCATATCCTCGACAAGCTGGCCGAGCGGGCGCAGAGCAACACCTCGATCGTCAAAACCACGCCGGTGAAGCGCCGCCTGCCGCCGCTGCTGTGA
- a CDS encoding helix-turn-helix transcriptional regulator, which produces MPPRTLNRTRQDLADFLRQKREKLSPQAVGLPSGNRRRTPGLRREEVAALAGVGLTWYTWLEQGREINVSADFLENLARVLKLDATGRYHLFLLAHQRPPVPVGHQWCQVSPLVRRLLDDLQLRPAYVMNLSWDIIAWNPAAERLFAIAERPAEQRNMLWMLFADPQLNQRLVEWQAQAPQILASFRRDYARAPDDATMQQRIQALEQVSPQFRQLWQQHDIHGRCQGQRTFNVPGAGQVTFEHASFIVDEENHLRLVMYSALAQCPASAAFEALLQA; this is translated from the coding sequence ATGCCGCCACGCACCCTCAACCGAACCCGTCAGGATCTGGCGGACTTTCTGCGTCAGAAGCGCGAGAAACTGTCGCCGCAGGCTGTCGGCTTGCCGAGCGGTAACCGACGCCGCACGCCGGGGCTGCGGCGCGAAGAGGTTGCGGCGCTGGCGGGCGTGGGTCTCACTTGGTACACCTGGCTGGAACAAGGGCGGGAAATCAACGTCTCGGCGGATTTTCTGGAGAATCTGGCGCGGGTGTTAAAACTGGATGCGACCGGGCGTTACCATCTGTTTTTGCTGGCGCATCAGCGCCCGCCGGTGCCGGTCGGCCATCAGTGGTGCCAGGTTTCACCGCTGGTACGCCGCCTGCTGGACGACCTGCAGTTGCGCCCGGCTTACGTGATGAACCTGAGTTGGGACATCATCGCCTGGAATCCGGCAGCGGAAAGGCTGTTCGCCATCGCCGAGCGCCCGGCGGAACAGCGCAACATGCTGTGGATGCTGTTCGCCGATCCGCAACTCAACCAACGGCTGGTGGAGTGGCAGGCACAGGCGCCGCAAATCCTCGCCAGCTTTCGCCGCGACTATGCCCGCGCACCAGATGACGCCACCATGCAGCAACGGATACAGGCGCTGGAGCAGGTATCGCCGCAGTTCCGGCAGCTATGGCAACAGCATGACATTCACGGCCGTTGCCAGGGGCAACGCACCTTCAACGTGCCGGGGGCCGGACAGGTGACCTTTGAGCACGCGTCGTTTATCGTCGATGAGGAAAATCATTTGCGGCTGGTGATGTACAGCGCGCTGGCGCAATGCCCGGCCAGCGCGGCGTTTGAGGCGTTGTTGCAGGCGTGA
- the ybiB gene encoding DNA-binding protein YbiB — translation MDYTKIIKEIGRGKNHARDLDRETAFQLYQKMLADEVGELELGGILIAMRIKGEAEEEMLGFYQAMQQQVMRLQAPQGRPMPVVLPSYNGARKQANLTPLLALLLTRVGLPVVVHGVLDDSTRVTSAETFRALGLPWSQDAAHAQQRLDNGETVFIPVSALSAPLDRQLGLRWRMGVRNSAHTLAKLATPFAEQDVLRLASVSHPEYVGRVASFFRQIGARGLLMHGTEGEAYANPQRCPQIHYIVNGEQRVLLERPAQDETPELPAAKDAETTARWTESCLAGEVAIPLAIQRQIACCLLAAGEVDSLEQGLARLRSA, via the coding sequence ATGGATTACACCAAAATTATCAAAGAAATAGGTCGTGGCAAGAACCACGCGCGCGATCTGGACCGGGAAACCGCTTTTCAGCTTTATCAAAAGATGCTGGCCGATGAGGTGGGTGAGCTGGAGTTGGGCGGCATTTTGATCGCCATGCGCATTAAAGGGGAAGCCGAAGAGGAAATGCTGGGCTTTTACCAGGCGATGCAACAGCAGGTGATGCGCCTGCAGGCGCCGCAGGGGCGACCGATGCCGGTGGTGCTGCCCAGTTATAATGGCGCGCGTAAACAGGCTAACCTGACGCCACTGTTGGCGTTGTTGCTGACGCGCGTCGGGCTGCCGGTGGTGGTGCACGGCGTGCTGGATGACAGCACCCGCGTCACCAGCGCGGAAACCTTCCGTGCGCTGGGCCTGCCTTGGTCGCAAGACGCCGCTCATGCCCAGCAACGTCTGGACAACGGCGAAACGGTGTTTATCCCGGTCAGCGCCTTGTCCGCCCCGCTGGACAGGCAGCTTGGCCTGCGCTGGCGCATGGGGGTGCGTAACAGCGCCCATACGCTGGCCAAACTGGCGACGCCCTTTGCCGAGCAGGATGTGCTGCGCCTCGCCAGCGTGTCGCATCCGGAATATGTCGGCCGCGTGGCATCGTTCTTTCGCCAGATTGGCGCCCGTGGGCTGCTGATGCACGGCACCGAAGGGGAAGCCTACGCCAACCCGCAGCGCTGCCCGCAGATCCATTACATCGTCAACGGTGAGCAGCGGGTGCTGCTGGAGCGGCCGGCGCAGGACGAGACGCCGGAGTTGCCGGCGGCGAAGGATGCCGAAACCACCGCGCGCTGGACCGAAAGTTGCCTGGCGGGAGAAGTAGCCATTCCGCTGGCGATCCAACGCCAGATTGCCTGCTGTCTGCTGGCCGCCGGTGAAGTCGACAGCCTGGAGCAAGGATTGGCGCGTTTACGCAGCGCGTAA
- a CDS encoding MFS transporter: MEQTLSCGDRGLPGLPVLLLGGFVTVFDLFVVNVAVPVVQQQFAADFAGVGLIIAGYELAFGVLLIAGGRLGDRFGRRRLFSLGMLGFSLTSALCGMATSLGVLIAARFLQGAAAALLFPQIYALLRVLYGPQQRRRAFAWLGMTLGLAAIFGQILGGFIIEADILGSGWRMIFLINLPIGALALLAARRIPESRLEQAQRLDGVGLLLAAAGLLLLLVPLLEGPSRGWPWWVWPALALAALVLWVFVRWERRLALHSGDAVLDPALFRQGSFGPGVAVVLAIYSTASSFFLCFALLLQAGIGLTPFQAGSLFAPASLAFMLASFLAPTLAQRWGNGVLAGGVAVYAAGMTLLVAQVLWGTALANPLRLLPGLVILGFGQALSMTPLLNLVLGLAKEHQAGMAAGVISTVQQVGGALGIAASGAFFVPLLAAGGGADRYGQAFAGAMIYNLSAMAVAFVLLRWIIQQQRKLAL; encoded by the coding sequence ATGGAGCAGACATTATCTTGCGGCGATCGGGGCTTGCCTGGGTTGCCGGTGTTGCTGTTGGGCGGATTCGTGACGGTGTTTGACCTGTTTGTCGTGAACGTGGCGGTGCCGGTTGTCCAGCAGCAGTTCGCAGCCGATTTTGCCGGCGTGGGGCTGATTATCGCCGGTTATGAGCTGGCTTTCGGTGTGTTGTTGATAGCCGGCGGGCGTTTGGGCGATCGCTTTGGCCGTCGCCGGCTGTTCAGCCTTGGCATGTTGGGTTTCTCCCTGACTTCGGCGCTGTGCGGCATGGCGACGTCGCTCGGCGTGCTGATCGCGGCGCGTTTTCTGCAAGGGGCGGCGGCGGCGCTGTTGTTCCCGCAGATCTATGCGCTGTTGCGCGTATTGTACGGCCCGCAACAGCGGCGGCGCGCCTTTGCCTGGCTGGGCATGACGCTGGGGCTGGCGGCGATTTTCGGCCAGATCCTCGGCGGGTTCATTATTGAGGCCGATATTCTCGGCAGCGGCTGGCGCATGATTTTCCTGATCAACCTGCCGATTGGCGCGCTGGCCTTGCTGGCGGCGCGGCGTATCCCCGAATCGCGCCTCGAGCAGGCGCAGCGGCTGGATGGCGTTGGTCTGTTGCTGGCCGCTGCGGGGTTGTTGCTGCTGTTGGTGCCGTTGCTGGAAGGGCCGTCGCGCGGCTGGCCCTGGTGGGTGTGGCCGGCGCTGGCATTGGCGGCGCTGGTACTCTGGGTGTTTGTGCGTTGGGAGCGGCGGTTGGCGCTGCACAGCGGAGACGCGGTGCTCGATCCTGCGCTGTTCCGGCAGGGAAGCTTTGGCCCCGGGGTCGCGGTGGTGCTGGCGATTTACTCTACCGCCTCCTCGTTCTTCCTGTGTTTTGCGCTGCTGTTGCAGGCGGGGATTGGCCTGACGCCGTTTCAGGCGGGCAGCCTGTTCGCGCCCGCCAGCCTGGCCTTTATGCTGGCTTCGTTTCTTGCGCCAACGCTGGCGCAGCGCTGGGGTAACGGCGTCTTGGCCGGCGGCGTAGCGGTCTACGCTGCCGGGATGACGTTGCTGGTGGCGCAGGTGCTGTGGGGAACGGCGCTGGCGAATCCGCTCCGACTGTTGCCGGGGTTGGTGATCCTGGGCTTTGGTCAGGCATTGAGTATGACGCCGTTGCTTAACCTGGTGCTCGGGCTGGCAAAGGAGCATCAGGCCGGCATGGCCGCCGGGGTGATTTCCACCGTACAGCAGGTGGGCGGCGCGCTGGGCATTGCCGCCAGCGGCGCGTTTTTTGTCCCGCTGTTGGCCGCGGGCGGCGGAGCGGATCGCTATGGGCAGGCATTTGCCGGCGCCATGATCTACAACCTGTCGGCGATGGCGGTGGCCTTTGTGTTGCTGAGGTGGATCATCCAACAACAGCGTAAACTGGCTCTTTAG
- the dinG gene encoding ATP-dependent DNA helicase DinG produces MALSPAVKDQIGQWYKALQQQIPDFISRAPQRQMIAEVARTLAGDYPRHLAIEAPTGVGKTLSYLIPGIAVGRAESKPLVVSTANVALQDQIYSKDLPLLKKIIPDLKFTGAFGRGRYVCPRNLAALSTDVSEQGDLTLFLDDELAPSSGEEQALCQKLTKALSRHEWDGLRDHYQLSIDDPLWGKLSTDKANCLGRNCHYIRECPFYIARKEIETADVVVANHALVMAALETESVLPNPKELLLVLDEGHHLPEVARDALEIDGEITALSTNLQLDMIVRHVEQCMTQYRPKNPPGLANDERLKNHCEELRELIQIFEHQVSAYLPTDNAPAEHRFEMGELPAEMVETSARLFKLTDALRGVAEFILNDLTEQTGKHDVVRLHRSIIQMSRTLGYLEAMSKLWRLAALDKSSNAPISKWVTRELRDNVTHLYLHCVGIRVSDQLEKLLWRKVPHVVITSATLRSLNSFARLQEMSGLSEKAGDRFETLSSPFNHVEQGKIVIPNMRFEPAIANEAEHLEEMARFFRAEQAGGKHKGMLILFSSHRAMQTFLSYVTDLRLMLLVQGDQPRYRMVEEHRKRVEKGTASVLIGLQSFAEGLDLKGELLTQVHIHKISFPPIDSPVILTEGEWLKSLKRYPFEVQSLPSASFNLIQQVGRLIRSNECHGEIVIYDRRLLTKSYGSRLLAALPVFPIEQREVPEADKAHKAALKSAAEAEKKDKKRKNPFIRRRTR; encoded by the coding sequence ATGGCGCTCTCCCCCGCAGTAAAAGATCAGATTGGCCAGTGGTACAAAGCCCTGCAGCAACAAATACCGGATTTTATTTCCCGTGCGCCGCAACGGCAGATGATTGCCGAAGTCGCCAGGACGCTGGCCGGCGATTACCCGCGCCACCTGGCGATTGAGGCGCCGACCGGCGTCGGCAAAACGCTGTCGTATTTGATCCCGGGGATCGCCGTCGGCCGTGCGGAGAGCAAGCCGCTGGTGGTCAGCACCGCCAACGTGGCGCTGCAGGATCAGATCTACAGCAAAGACTTGCCGTTGCTGAAAAAGATCATCCCCGATCTGAAATTCACCGGTGCCTTTGGCCGTGGGCGCTATGTGTGCCCGCGCAATCTGGCGGCGCTGAGCACCGACGTCAGCGAGCAGGGTGACCTTACGCTGTTTCTCGATGACGAACTGGCGCCGTCCAGCGGCGAAGAGCAGGCGCTGTGCCAAAAGTTGACCAAGGCGCTCAGCCGCCATGAGTGGGACGGGCTGCGCGACCATTATCAGCTGTCGATCGACGATCCGCTGTGGGGCAAACTGAGCACCGACAAAGCCAACTGTCTGGGGCGCAACTGCCATTACATCCGCGAATGCCCGTTTTATATCGCCCGCAAAGAGATTGAAACCGCCGACGTGGTGGTGGCCAACCATGCGTTGGTGATGGCGGCGCTGGAAACCGAATCGGTGCTGCCGAACCCGAAAGAGCTGCTGCTGGTGCTGGACGAAGGCCATCATTTGCCGGAGGTGGCGCGCGACGCGCTGGAGATTGACGGCGAAATCACCGCGCTGTCGACCAATCTTCAGCTGGATATGATCGTGCGCCACGTCGAACAGTGCATGACGCAATACCGGCCGAAAAACCCGCCGGGGCTGGCAAACGACGAACGGCTGAAAAACCACTGCGAAGAGTTGCGTGAACTGATCCAGATCTTTGAACATCAGGTCAGCGCCTATCTGCCCACCGACAACGCTCCCGCCGAACACCGGTTTGAAATGGGCGAGCTGCCGGCGGAGATGGTGGAAACCAGCGCAAGGTTGTTTAAGCTGACCGACGCCTTGCGCGGGGTGGCGGAGTTCATCTTGAACGATCTCACCGAACAGACCGGCAAGCACGACGTCGTGCGCCTGCACCGTTCGATCATTCAGATGAGCCGCACGCTAGGCTACCTGGAGGCGATGAGCAAACTGTGGCGGCTGGCGGCGCTGGACAAATCCTCCAACGCGCCGATCTCCAAATGGGTCACGCGCGAGCTGCGCGATAACGTGACGCACCTGTATCTGCACTGCGTTGGCATTCGCGTCAGCGATCAGCTGGAAAAGTTGCTGTGGCGCAAAGTGCCGCACGTGGTGATCACCTCGGCGACGCTGCGTTCGCTCAACAGCTTTGCGCGTCTGCAGGAAATGAGCGGGCTGAGCGAAAAAGCCGGTGACCGCTTCGAAACCCTGTCTTCGCCGTTCAATCACGTTGAACAGGGCAAAATTGTCATTCCGAACATGCGCTTTGAACCGGCGATAGCCAACGAAGCCGAGCATCTGGAAGAAATGGCGCGTTTCTTCCGCGCCGAGCAGGCCGGCGGCAAACACAAGGGCATGCTGATCCTGTTCAGCAGCCACCGGGCGATGCAAACCTTCCTCAGCTACGTTACCGATCTGCGCCTGATGCTGCTGGTGCAGGGGGATCAGCCGCGCTACCGGATGGTGGAGGAACACCGCAAACGGGTTGAAAAGGGCACGGCCAGCGTGTTGATTGGCTTGCAGTCGTTTGCCGAAGGGCTGGATCTGAAAGGCGAACTGCTGACCCAGGTGCATATCCACAAAATCTCGTTCCCGCCGATCGACAGCCCGGTGATCCTCACCGAGGGCGAATGGCTAAAATCGCTCAAACGTTATCCGTTTGAAGTGCAGAGCCTGCCCAGCGCCTCGTTCAACCTGATCCAACAGGTCGGCCGGTTGATTCGCAGCAATGAGTGCCACGGCGAGATCGTGATTTACGATCGCCGTCTGTTGACCAAAAGCTACGGCTCGCGGCTGCTGGCGGCGTTGCCGGTGTTTCCGATTGAGCAGCGCGAGGTGCCGGAAGCGGACAAGGCCCACAAGGCCGCGCTCAAGTCTGCCGCTGAAGCGGAGAAAAAAGACAAAAAGCGCAAGAACCCGTTTATCCGCCGACGCACGCGTTAA
- a CDS encoding DMT family transporter, whose amino-acid sequence MNAEIKRGSLEMIAAMLISGTIGWFVLMSGQPVINVVFWRCAVGALVLLAICAALGQLRRDCLTRATVLLAIAGGVALVINWLLLFAAYSYASISIATAVYNTQPFMLVTLGALFLGEKLTARKLLWLALAFVGMMLVVLAQPKQAGDQSHYLMGILLSLGAAFFYALMALAAKRLKGTPPHLIALIQVTVGVVMLLPLVDFHAPATVGQWGMLATLGVLHTGLMYVLLYGAIQKLPTNLIGSLSFIYPIAAVLVDRLAFGHRLVAPQLAGAAIILLAAAGMNLLGERKVKLAATPGGKQASER is encoded by the coding sequence ATGAACGCAGAGATAAAGCGCGGTTCGCTGGAGATGATCGCCGCGATGCTGATTTCCGGCACCATTGGCTGGTTTGTACTGATGTCCGGCCAGCCGGTGATTAATGTGGTGTTCTGGCGCTGCGCGGTGGGCGCGCTGGTGCTGTTGGCGATCTGCGCGGCGTTGGGCCAGCTGCGGCGCGATTGCCTGACGCGCGCCACTGTGTTGCTGGCGATTGCCGGCGGCGTGGCGCTGGTGATCAACTGGCTGCTGCTGTTCGCCGCCTACTCTTATGCGTCTATATCCATTGCCACCGCGGTGTACAACACCCAACCCTTTATGCTGGTGACGCTGGGGGCGCTGTTCCTCGGCGAAAAACTGACCGCCCGCAAGCTGCTGTGGCTGGCGCTGGCGTTTGTCGGCATGATGCTGGTGGTGCTGGCTCAGCCCAAACAGGCGGGCGATCAGAGCCACTACCTGATGGGCATTCTGTTGTCGCTCGGTGCGGCGTTTTTCTATGCGCTGATGGCCCTGGCGGCCAAACGGCTGAAAGGCACGCCGCCACATCTGATCGCACTGATTCAGGTGACGGTCGGCGTGGTGATGCTGTTGCCGCTGGTGGATTTCCACGCGCCGGCGACTGTCGGGCAATGGGGTATGCTGGCCACGCTGGGCGTGCTGCATACCGGGTTGATGTACGTGCTGCTGTATGGCGCGATCCAAAAACTGCCAACCAACCTGATCGGATCGCTGTCGTTTATTTATCCGATTGCCGCCGTGCTGGTGGACCGGTTGGCGTTCGGCCATCGGCTGGTCGCGCCGCAGCTGGCCGGCGCCGCCATTATCCTGTTGGCGGCGGCGGGCATGAATCTGCTGGGAGAGCGCAAGGTGAAATTAGCGGCTACGCCAGGCGGCAAGCAGGCATCCGAACGGTGA